The following are encoded in a window of Pectinophora gossypiella chromosome 24, ilPecGoss1.1, whole genome shotgun sequence genomic DNA:
- the LOC126377842 gene encoding uncharacterized protein LOC126377842 — protein sequence MSESNPRKKRGSTWDEDSLRRAMEAVQNNELNTNAAALKFNIPRRTLRNHLLSGNRTKIIGKTTILTKQLEEDLSQRIIRFAKLGLPLTPKFIRKQAFLFCERFKIKHSFNMSTRMAGRKWLKMFLSRNPSISKRKPQLMNPARAQKMNKPIVKHHFEEVKKLYEELDIIAHPERLYNMDEKGCRITVHKQNVVLAEKGNKRVHLVAPEHAENVTIAMCVNAVGIAIPPMIIFKGIRYRSELASNLPPGTKVSMAPKGSMTSSLFVEFIQHLAQHKVPGNCLLIFDGAKCHLSYEALEEADKHNIVLYCLPSNTTHELQPLDKSVNRSFEHHWDEEVLNYLCNSQERTLNKASFSKIFSRTWPKCMTQSNIANGFKATGLYPLDPDVIPEDAYAPSIVTERPLSEALQHQIDQPIQVSPPMTEFQKVSELSSRPLIDERSTRVSDVSSISPSIFKENKVSTSPKILAATPKTKPVLVSYSFSTDDSDLELDITVKEQCRDMLLSSIQVDTVADTKRDPRPSLYDNSLPSTSGLQQNIVYSSSESDLDLNLNESFIKDNYMPKLRVSDLYTSSSFDDSDLEQKGEITPKKQLQQNKSTIKTKAQLKSHETKSSDDDEPLINLIKDKKESFHAFLPTPNYATIKSTRPRQKAINYKGQRIVKDLFKTEDKENKMKQVTSKKKGKSTIKKDQRKKTKNKNDSVKRLKRIGQKQNSKRSRIEKKKSKGEEKEWYCHACGKCKMEDMRQCTECQKWYHETCVGLTKKDLVFICPDCD from the coding sequence atgtcggAGTCAAATCCTAGAAAAAAAAGAGGTAGTACATGGGATGAAGACAGTTTAAGGCGTGCCATGGAAGCAGTACAAAATAATGAACTTAATACCAATGCTGCAGCGTTAAAGTTCAATATTCCAAGACGCACCCTGAGAAACCATTTATTAAGCGGTAACCGAACTAAAATTATTGGGAAGACAACTATACTCACAAAACAATTAGAAGAAGATTTATCGCAGCGAATCATACGTTTTGCAAAACTGGGTCTACCACTTACGCCTAAATTTATCAGGAAACAAGCCTTTCTATTTTGTGAGAGGTTTAAAATCAAGCACTCGTTCAATATGTCAACTAGAATGGCTGGACGCAAATGGCTCAAAATGTTTTTGTCTCGAAACCCATCAATATCAAAAAGAAAACCCCAATTAATGAATCCAGCTAGAGCTCAAAAAATGAATAAGCCCATCGTGAAACACCATTTTGAAGAAGTGAAGAAACTCTATGAAGAGCTAGACATTATTGCACATCCAGAACGCTTGTATAACATGGATGAAAAAGGGTGCCGCATAACGGTCCACAAACAAAATGTAGTTTTGGCTGAAAAAGGGAATAAAAGAGTACATCTTGTTGCTCCGGAACACGCCGAGAACGTAACTATAGCGATGTGCGTAAATGCTGTGGGTATTGCTATACCGCCCATGATTATTTTTAAAGGGATTAGGTACAGATCAGAATTAGCATCAAATTTGCCACCTGGAACCAAGGTAAGCATGGCACCCAAAGGCAGCATGACCAGTAGCTTATTCGTTGAGTTCATTCAACATTTAGCACAACATAAAGTACCTGGTAACTGTCTGCTGATCTTTGATGGCGCAAAGTGTCATTTATCATATGAGGCTCTGGAAGAAGcagataaacataacatagtacTATACTGCTTACCTTCAAATACAACGCACGAACTCCAACCTCTAGATAAATCAGTGAATCGGTCCTTCGAACATCACTGGGATGAAGAAGTTTTGAACTACCTGTGCAATTCTCAAGAGAGAACTTTGAACAAAGCTTCATTTAGCAAAATTTTCTCCCGAACATGGCCAAAGTGCATGACTCAAAGTAACATAGCAAATGGATTTAAAGCCACTGGTTTATATCCCCTTGATCCTGATGTCATACCCGAAGATGCTTATGCTCCTTCAATTGTAACTGAAAGACCTTTATCGGAAGCATTACAACACCAGATCGACCAGCCCATTCAAGTGTCGCCGCCTATGACTGAATTTCAGAAAGTGTCAGAATTGTCTTCTCGGCCTCTGATAGATGAAAGGTCAACTCGTGTTTCTGACGTCTCTTCAATTTCTCCATCAATTTTCAAAGAGAATAAAGTGTCAACATCGCCGAAAATTTTAGCTGCAACACCAAAAACAAAACCAGTTCTTGTTTCTTACAGTTTTTCAACTGATGATTCAGATTTAGAATTAGATATTACGGTCAAGGAGCAGTGCCGCGACATGCTGCTAAGTTCAATACAAGTTGACACCGTCGCAGATACGAAACGTGACCCTCGACCATCTCTGTACGATAATTCTCTTCCAAGCACGTCCGGCCTACAACAAAATATCGTCTATTCTAGCTCTGAATCTGATCTTGATTTAAATCTCAATGAATCATTTATCAAAGATAACTACATGCCTAAACTTCGAGTTTCAGATTTATACACTTCTTCGTCATTTGATGATTCTGATCTCGAACAGAAAGGAGAAATCACtccaaaaaaacaattacaacaaaacaaaagcacaattaaaacaaaagctCAACTAAAGAGTCATGAGACCAAATCTTCGGATGATGACGAGCCGTTGATAAACCTAATAAAGGATAAAAAAGAATCATTTCATGCTTTTTTGCCTACTCCAAACTACGCTACGATAAAGTCTACACGTCCACGGCAAAAAGCTATTAACTATAAGGGACAAAGAatagtaaaagatttatttaaaactgAAGACAAAGAGAATAAGATGAAGCAGGTGACTAGTAAGAAAAAAGGAAAGTCTACAATTAAAAAAGATCAAAGAAagaaaaccaaaaataaaaatgattccgTTAAACGGCTGAAAAGAATAggacaaaaacaaaacagtaaaagaTCGAGAATAGAGAAGAAGAAAAGTAAAGGTGAAGAGAAGGAGTGGTACTGCCACGCATGTGGCAAGTGTAAAATGGAAGACATGAGGCAATGTACCGAATGTCAAAAGTGGTATCACGAGACGTGTGTGGGCCTCACTAAAAAAGATCTCGTCTTTATATGCCCAGATTGTgattaa